One window of the Cryptomeria japonica chromosome 7, Sugi_1.0, whole genome shotgun sequence genome contains the following:
- the LOC131857034 gene encoding uncharacterized protein LOC131857034 translates to MAVWAYRITFKKTIRTSPFDMVYGSKARMPINNLLHLYKFIHENNLEMSDPLEERMATLVKLDESREDSHRKNLELQQKKKNGEDSHFLTDMNGEMQELLVHGQFLKHLFA, encoded by the exons ATGGCAGTATGGGCATATAGGATCACTTTTAAAAAGACTATAAGAACATCCCCTTTTGATATGGTATATGGATCCAAGGCAAGAATGCCAATAAACAATCTACTGCATTTGTACAAGTTCATACATGAGAACAACCTGGAGATGTCAGATCCACTGGAAGAGAGGATGGCGACACTTGTAAAATTAGATGAAAGTAGAGAAGATTCTCATAGGAAGAACCTGGAGCTGCAACAAAAAA AGAAGAATGGTGAGGATTCACACTTCCTCACTGATATGAATGGTGAAATGCAGGAATTGCTAGTGCATGGACAGTTCCTTAAGCATTTATTTGCTTGA